One window of the Eucalyptus grandis isolate ANBG69807.140 chromosome 8, ASM1654582v1, whole genome shotgun sequence genome contains the following:
- the LOC104414447 gene encoding LOW QUALITY PROTEIN: protein NRT1/ PTR FAMILY 5.2 (The sequence of the model RefSeq protein was modified relative to this genomic sequence to represent the inferred CDS: inserted 3 bases in 2 codons), whose translation MDRLLLRRCVRSLREDGVLWNLVQPRALHDQEVTPRHGQVVQQRYQLGRHHLDHPVLGAYIADAHLGRYWTFIVASAIYLAGMLVLTMAVSLPGLKPPHCSEANVDNCKKASTLQLAVFFGALYTLAIGTGGTKPNISTIGADQFDDFHPKEKAHKLSFFNWWMFSIFFGTLFANTILVYIQDNVGWAXGYGLPTLGLAISIGIFLAGTRYYRHRVPAGSPFTRMARVIVAAVRKWRVRVPSDAKELYELDLHEYTKKGKFRIDSTPTLRFLNKACVQTGTTSPWKLCSVTQVEETKQMLRMIPILIATFVPSCMMAQINTLFVKQGTTLDRSIGSFKIPAASLSGFVTISMLVSVVLYDRFFVKIMQRWTKNPRGVSLLQRMGIGLIFHIVIMTVASFTERWRLRVAREHNLVESGGQIPMTIFILLPQFVLMGTADAFLEVAKIEFFYDQAPESMKSLGTSYSMTTLXVGNFLSSFCLSTVADITERHGHHGWILNNLNASHLDYYYAFFVVLNILNFAFFLFVAKLYVYRAEVSDSMVVLKEELKGLEKVHNQEVPVT comes from the exons ATGGACCGCCTGCTCCTTCGTCGttg TGTACGAAGTCTTCGAGAGGATGGCGTACTATGGAATCTCGTCCAACCTCGTGCTCTACATGACCAAGAAGTTACACCAAGGCACGGTCAAGTCGTCCAACAACGTTACCAATTGGGTCGGCACCATCTGGATCACCCTGTCCTGGGCGCGTACATCGCGGACGCCCATCTCGGCCGCTATTGGACCTTCATCGTCGCGTCCGCCATCTATCTCGCG GGCATGTTGGTGTTGACCATGGCCGTCTCGCTTCCCGGCCTCAAGCCGCCTCACTGCTCAGAGGCGAACGTCGACAATTGCAAGAAGGCCTCCACGTTGCAGCTTGCTGTCTTTTTCGGCGCGCTGTACACGCTGGCGATCGGCACTGGCGGGACCAAGCCCAACATCTCGACGATCGGCGCGGACCAGTTCGACGACTTTCACCCGAAGGAGAAGGCCCACAAGCTCTCCTTCTTCAACTGGTGGATGTTCAGCATCTTCTTTGGGACCCTCTTTGCCAACACCATCCTCGTGTATATACAGGACAATGTAGGCTGGGC CGGGTATGGGCTCCCCACCCTCGGGCTCGCGATCTCAATCGGGATCTTCCTCGCAGGGACCCGTTATTACCGGCACCGGGTGCCTGCGGGCAGCCCGTTCACAAGGATGGCCCGGGTTATCGTGGCTGCCGTGAGGAAGTGGAGGGTGCGGGTCCCGAGCGATGCGAAGGAGCTTTATGAGCTCGACTTGCATGAGTATACAAAGAAGGGGAAATTTAGGATTGACTCAACACCAACCTTGAG ATTCTTGAACAAAGCATGCGTCCAAACCGGTACGACTTCTCCGTGGAAGCTATGCTCGGTCACCCAAGTCgaggaaacaaaacaaatgcTGCGGATGATCCCTATCCTGATCGCGACTTTCGTCCCAAGCTGCATGATGGCTCAAATCAATACCCTCTTCGTCAAGCAAGGGACTACCTTAGATAGAAGCATCGGCAGCTTCAAGATCCCCGCAGCGAGTCTATCTGGATTCGTGACCATCTCGATGCTCGTCTCTGTTGTGTTGTACGACCGCTTTTTCGTCAAGATCATGCAAAGATGGACCAAGAACCCGAGAGGCGTCAGTCTTCTCCAACGGATGGGGATCGGCCTCATCTTTCACATCGTGATCATGACTGTGGCGTCCTTCACCGAGAGATGGAGGCTCCGAGTGGCTAGGGAGCACAATTTGGTTGAATCGGGAGGACAAATCCCAATGACGATCTTCATTCTGCTTCCTCAATTCGTGCTCATGGGAACGGCTGATGCATTCCTGGAAGTAGCAAAGATCGAGTTCTTCTATGACCAAGCGCCGGAGAGCATGAAGAGCTTGGGCACGTCTTATTCAATGACCACTT GGGTCGGGAACTTCCTTAGCAGCTTCTGCCTATCCACCGTCGCAGATATCACTGAGAGGCACGGCCACCATGGGTGGATACTAAACAACCTGAATGCATCGCACCTCGACTATTACTATGCCTTCTTTGTGGTGCTCAACATCCTGAATTTTGCGTTCTTCCTGTTCGTGGCGAAACTCTATGTGTATCGTGCCGAGGTCTCAGATTCGATGGTGGTGCTTAAGGAAGAATTGAAAGGGCTGGAGAAGGTACATAACCAGGAAGTGCCGGTGACATAA